GGACCCACCGCCCTCGATGGGGTCGAACCCTGCCGAATGCGCAGCTTCGCCAGTTGCCGAACCGACCACGTAACATACGAAACCTCGTTCAGCTGTCAGCTTGGCAAAGGCGCGAACAGCATGCGCAGATGTAAAGAAGACGGTTTGAACATCGCGGACATCGATCTTGGGTGACAGGTGCCGAATATCGAGCAACGGGGAAACAACGCAAGGAATGTCTGCCCCGAGTTTTGTATACAAAAGGCGCTCAAAATCCTTGGCGGCATCCAATGGTCGCGTAATCAGGATCGTTGGGATCATTGCCGTTCCAGAGTTGTTTGACCGCCCATCAGGTGTTACCTGCCCCAGAGCTGTGGTGCAACGGACATGAACATGACAGACGCCTTGACCGTGCTTGGAATCGAAAGCAGTTGCGACGACACCGCCGCAGCTGTTGTCCGGCTCAGGACGAGTGGCGCTGACATTTTGTCCTCAGTTGTGAAGGGCCAAAATAATTTGCACGCAGTCTTTGGTGGCGTTGTGCCAGAAATTGCCGCACGCGCGCATGTTGAACAGCTCGACATTTGCGTAGAAGAGGCTCTGGCCGAGGCCAACAAACGCCTGAGCGAAGTCGACGCCATTGCTGTGACCGCGGGACCAGGTCTCATCGGTGGTGTATTGTCAGGTGTGATGTGTGCAAAGGGCCTTTCTGCGGGAACGGGCATTCCTTTGATCGGCGTCAACCATTTGGCGGGTCATGCCCTGACACCGCGCCTGACGGATCAGGTTTCTTATCCTTATGTCATGCTTTTGGTGTCAGGTGGTCATTGTCAGCTTTTGTTGGTCAGTGATTGCAGGACGTTCCGCCGTATCGGCGGGACAATAGATGATGCGCCCGGAGAAGCCTTTGACAAGACAGCCCGCATTTTGGGTTTGGCCCAACCTGGAGGCCCATCAGTGGAACATGAAGCGATGAAGGGCCATGTAAAACGGTTTACCTTTCCGCGCCCGCTGTTGGATCGACCTGGGAGTGATATGTCGTTTTCAGGTTTGAAAACTGCGGTGATCCGAACGCGAGATTCAATAGTGGCGGACAAGGGTGGCCTGACCGATCAGGATCGGTCAGATATTTGCGCAGGGTTTCAAGACGCTGTTGCAGATGTTTTGGCTGAAAAAACACGCCGAGCCCTGCAAGAAGTTAAGACAGAGCTTGGGAAAAACCCCGCGTTTTCGGTTGCTGGTGGCGTGGCGTCCAACGCAAAAATCCGAGCCAAGCTGGAGACGGTTTCAAGTGCATTTGGTGCCGCGTTCCTTGCGCCACCACTCGCGCTTTGTACGGACAATGCAGCGATGATTGCCTATGCGGGAGGCGAACAGTTTCAAACTGGTATGAGGAGCGACATGACGTTAAGTGCCCGTCCGCGCTGGCCGTTGGATACAACTAGCGCGAGCCTGCTGGGCGGCGGCAAAAAGGGCGCAAAAGCATGATCCGTGTGTTGGGTGCTGGCGCATATGGCACAGCCTTGGCCGTGTCTCTTGCGCAAAACGGACCCGTGACTCTTTGGCTTCGCGACGAGATGCAGGCGCAAAGCGTTCAAGACAAACGCGAAAATTCCAAGCGACTGCCAGGTGTCACGTTGCCGGACGCATTGACCGTGACATCCACGATGCCC
This DNA window, taken from Roseovarius sp. S88, encodes the following:
- the tsaD gene encoding tRNA (adenosine(37)-N6)-threonylcarbamoyltransferase complex transferase subunit TsaD, translated to MTDALTVLGIESSCDDTAAAVVRLRTSGADILSSVVKGQNNLHAVFGGVVPEIAARAHVEQLDICVEEALAEANKRLSEVDAIAVTAGPGLIGGVLSGVMCAKGLSAGTGIPLIGVNHLAGHALTPRLTDQVSYPYVMLLVSGGHCQLLLVSDCRTFRRIGGTIDDAPGEAFDKTARILGLAQPGGPSVEHEAMKGHVKRFTFPRPLLDRPGSDMSFSGLKTAVIRTRDSIVADKGGLTDQDRSDICAGFQDAVADVLAEKTRRALQEVKTELGKNPAFSVAGGVASNAKIRAKLETVSSAFGAAFLAPPLALCTDNAAMIAYAGGEQFQTGMRSDMTLSARPRWPLDTTSASLLGGGKKGAKA